The proteins below are encoded in one region of Reichenbachiella sp. 5M10:
- a CDS encoding MFS transporter — protein MKVKGLRWWIIVLIFLATVINYIDRTAISVMWPGISEELGFTKHHYSIMLNVFMVAYAIGQSVSGRMFDKIGTRMGYVVSIMAWGISTAMHALASGLLSFGLFRVMLGVSEAGNWPGAVKSNAEWFPAKERAMAQGIFNAGASMGSVIAPPLIAMLYLGFGWRVTFVIVGSLVFLWVIPWLIINKASPKKHPWITSEEQEHILSDQPVETRDEDERALTLREILSHKEAWSVPASRFFLEPLWWLFAGWMPIYLADTYGFDVKEIGMFAWVPYVGAAIGSMSGGWFAGKLIAQGKGVDKARKTTISIGAVLMFLGLLATIFIANTPEKFVGIVAVVLFGFQFSISNVQTIPSDLLSGKSVGALAGFGGTVGLFCVIGMNFLIPFITETSYTPAFVIIGAFVPLSVIAIFVLCKEIKRIEIK, from the coding sequence ATGAAAGTGAAAGGACTAAGATGGTGGATCATTGTATTGATTTTTTTGGCCACCGTCATCAATTATATCGATAGAACAGCCATCAGTGTGATGTGGCCAGGGATATCTGAGGAGCTTGGGTTTACTAAGCACCATTACTCTATCATGCTGAACGTATTCATGGTGGCCTATGCTATTGGTCAGTCTGTTTCGGGGCGAATGTTTGACAAGATTGGTACACGAATGGGCTATGTGGTCAGTATCATGGCGTGGGGGATTTCCACGGCGATGCATGCCTTGGCTTCAGGATTGTTGTCGTTTGGGTTGTTTCGAGTGATGCTCGGAGTATCAGAGGCAGGCAACTGGCCGGGAGCAGTTAAGAGTAATGCAGAGTGGTTTCCTGCGAAGGAGAGAGCAATGGCACAGGGAATCTTTAATGCTGGAGCCTCTATGGGGTCTGTGATAGCACCGCCATTGATTGCGATGCTCTACCTCGGATTTGGATGGAGAGTCACTTTTGTGATTGTAGGTAGTTTGGTGTTTTTGTGGGTTATTCCATGGTTGATCATCAACAAGGCCTCTCCCAAAAAACACCCTTGGATTACGTCAGAGGAGCAAGAGCATATCTTGTCGGACCAGCCAGTAGAGACTCGAGACGAGGATGAGCGAGCTTTGACTTTAAGAGAGATCTTGTCGCACAAGGAAGCGTGGTCTGTACCCGCATCGCGTTTTTTCTTAGAGCCGCTGTGGTGGCTGTTTGCGGGATGGATGCCTATTTATTTGGCTGATACCTATGGCTTTGATGTCAAAGAAATCGGAATGTTTGCTTGGGTACCCTATGTAGGAGCTGCCATAGGTAGTATGTCTGGAGGGTGGTTTGCGGGCAAGTTGATTGCACAAGGCAAAGGAGTAGACAAAGCACGTAAAACGACGATTTCGATTGGTGCTGTGTTGATGTTCTTGGGGTTGTTGGCTACTATTTTTATTGCCAATACGCCAGAAAAATTTGTAGGGATTGTTGCAGTGGTCCTTTTCGGCTTCCAGTTTTCGATTAGCAATGTCCAGACTATACCGAGTGATTTGCTCAGTGGAAAATCTGTGGGGGCATTGGCTGGTTTTGGAGGAACAGTCGGTCTGTTTTGTGTGATTGGAATGAATTTTCTCATCCCGTTTATTACAGAGACGTCTTATACGCCTGCTTTCGTGATCATCGGTGCATTCGTGCCCTTGAGTGTGATCGCAATATTTGTCCTTTGTAAGGAGATCAAAAGAATAGAAATAAAATAG
- a CDS encoding FadR/GntR family transcriptional regulator, with the protein MELLNNFTQIVIETPVDKIINQIKELITSGQLTPGDRLPPERKLCEALGVGRSHVRDAIKKLEFYGILKTLPQSGTVVAGLGMTALEGLISDVLKLEVKDFKALVETRVILETNAAALAAQNRTEEDIEGLEEALQAYKRKKEASVHAVDEDLMFHLKIAEASKNSVLKSLMLVITPDILTNYKELDACGEGRSVSALEQHEQILFHIKEKNIDGATQAMRDHLSDILDFSSTLQVERFNQSNGKK; encoded by the coding sequence ATGGAATTATTAAATAACTTCACACAGATTGTCATCGAAACGCCGGTGGACAAGATTATCAATCAAATTAAGGAGTTGATTACCTCAGGGCAACTGACCCCAGGAGATAGGCTCCCACCCGAAAGAAAGCTTTGCGAAGCGTTGGGAGTAGGAAGATCACATGTAAGAGATGCTATCAAAAAACTAGAATTTTATGGTATTCTCAAAACACTACCTCAAAGCGGTACAGTTGTCGCAGGATTGGGCATGACAGCCCTAGAAGGACTGATCTCAGATGTGTTGAAGTTGGAAGTAAAGGATTTCAAGGCTTTGGTGGAGACCAGAGTAATATTAGAGACCAATGCAGCTGCTTTGGCAGCACAAAACAGAACTGAGGAGGATATCGAAGGTCTCGAAGAAGCGCTGCAAGCATATAAAAGAAAAAAGGAAGCCTCAGTACATGCGGTAGATGAGGATTTGATGTTTCACTTGAAGATCGCTGAAGCAAGCAAAAACTCTGTTTTGAAGTCTTTGATGCTGGTGATTACCCCAGATATCTTGACGAACTACAAGGAGTTGGACGCATGTGGAGAGGGTAGGTCTGTGTCGGCACTAGAGCAGCACGAGCAGATTTTGTTTCACATCAAAGAAAAAAATATAGATGGAGCCACGCAGGCTATGAGAGATCACTTGAGTGATATATTGGACTTCTCTAGCACTCTGCAAGTGGAGAGATTTAATCAAAGCAATGGTAAAAAATAA
- a CDS encoding polysaccharide lyase family 7 protein codes for MKNYFVRWAHLCSSMLIAGFVLMAGTTFQSCEENLATPELSLADPASAAGDLVSIVNPGFESNWSGWEDTDPSATSSDSHSGSKSAKITGSGGKVEQDVSVTANTNYTLSAYVLEAGTIGAQVGSNNYSDGGDYSDWTKVSVSFNSGSNTTITIYAAYNGDTGRFDDFELAEGSGSGTTDPVEPTEPTTEGELSISNVSASEDDGNVPANTLDGDLGTRWSANGSGQYITYDLGASQTVSSVKAAWYKGDQRSSSFKISVGQSTSTLVEVYSGSSSGSSTDLETYNFESTSARYVRITGLGNSSNSWNSITEVNIYGVAQDGGTDPVDPVDPTEPGSASIPSDLMDNCNQWKITYPDGVEDKTLCGESNNEYYYVNDDQNAIVFRVPIRSNNGSTPNSDYIRSELRERTETGSSDIYWTTSGTHVVYSKQAITHLPIVKDHLVATQIHGNKSDGIDDAMVLRLEGSHLFLSFNGGKLRDDVTVSTNYSLGTVHEVIFEVIDGKHYCYYSEDGNLANAFANNNASNYLVKDGSNNYVMDKSYGEAYFKIGNYTQSNAEKEGDETDNPNNYGEVLVYDFFVQHD; via the coding sequence ATGAAAAATTATTTTGTAAGATGGGCACATCTATGCAGTAGCATGCTCATCGCAGGTTTTGTTTTGATGGCTGGAACCACCTTTCAGTCTTGTGAAGAAAACCTCGCAACCCCTGAATTAAGTCTCGCGGACCCTGCTTCAGCGGCTGGAGATCTCGTCAGCATTGTCAACCCTGGATTTGAGAGCAACTGGTCAGGGTGGGAAGACACAGACCCATCGGCTACTTCTAGTGATTCGCACAGCGGATCAAAATCAGCGAAAATCACTGGGAGTGGTGGCAAAGTAGAGCAAGACGTCTCTGTCACCGCCAACACCAACTATACCTTGTCTGCCTATGTCCTAGAAGCAGGTACCATAGGTGCTCAAGTCGGCAGCAACAACTACAGCGACGGTGGTGACTACAGTGATTGGACCAAAGTCAGCGTGAGCTTCAATAGTGGTTCCAATACCACCATCACCATTTATGCTGCCTACAATGGGGACACGGGCCGTTTCGACGATTTCGAATTGGCCGAAGGTTCTGGGTCAGGCACCACCGACCCTGTAGAACCTACAGAACCCACCACAGAAGGTGAACTCTCTATCAGCAACGTGTCCGCTTCGGAAGATGACGGGAATGTACCCGCCAATACTCTTGACGGAGACTTGGGCACGAGATGGTCTGCCAATGGCTCAGGTCAATACATCACCTATGATCTGGGGGCGTCGCAAACGGTAAGCAGCGTAAAAGCCGCTTGGTACAAAGGAGATCAACGCAGCTCTAGCTTCAAAATTAGTGTAGGACAAAGTACTTCGACGTTGGTCGAGGTATACTCTGGTTCCTCATCGGGAAGCTCCACGGATCTAGAGACCTACAACTTCGAAAGTACTTCGGCAAGATATGTTCGTATCACTGGTCTAGGCAATAGCTCCAACTCATGGAACAGTATCACAGAAGTCAATATCTACGGTGTAGCCCAAGATGGTGGCACTGATCCTGTTGACCCTGTTGATCCTACGGAGCCTGGTTCGGCAAGCATACCTTCTGACTTGATGGACAATTGCAACCAATGGAAAATTACCTATCCTGACGGTGTAGAAGACAAAACGCTATGTGGCGAAAGCAACAACGAGTATTACTATGTCAATGACGATCAAAATGCCATCGTATTTAGAGTACCGATAAGAAGCAACAACGGGTCTACACCTAATTCGGATTATATCCGCTCTGAACTCAGAGAAAGGACCGAAACAGGAAGTTCGGATATCTACTGGACCACCTCAGGGACGCACGTCGTGTATTCCAAGCAAGCCATCACACATCTACCTATCGTGAAAGACCACCTCGTCGCAACTCAAATCCACGGAAACAAGAGTGACGGAATCGATGACGCCATGGTATTGAGATTAGAAGGGTCACACCTCTTCCTGAGTTTCAACGGAGGTAAACTAAGAGATGATGTCACGGTCTCAACCAACTATTCTCTGGGGACAGTACACGAAGTAATCTTCGAGGTGATCGATGGCAAACACTATTGCTATTATAGCGAAGACGGCAACTTGGCCAATGCCTTCGCGAATAACAATGCATCTAACTACTTGGTCAAAGACGGCAGCAATAACTACGTGATGGACAAGAGCTACGGTGAAGCTTACTTCAAAATCGGAAACTACACACAGAGTAATGCAGAAAAAGAAGGAGACGAAACCGACAACCCAAACAACTATGGAGAAGTCTTGGTGTATGACTTCTTCGTGCAACACGACTAA
- a CDS encoding sugar kinase, with amino-acid sequence MSKKRVITFGELLMRLDVPNQARFEQANGFKASYGGTEANVAVNLTKMGMPSKFVTVLPDNDLGRAARGHMQKSGVDVSDVLMQGRRLGLYFHETGTMLRSSNVIYDREQSAFAEAKVGDFDWKEVLKGYDWLHWSGVTPAVSEQAYNLLLEVITEARALGMTISVDLNIRKKLWNWGRKPNEVLPELIEECDILLGNEEHIKELFDIQDCPYDLRSSTAHLGEILTTRFTHLKNVIVTWRRTISASHNKISAAIWDEHSVYEGRVIDIPDILDRVGSGDALTSGIIYGLIQFEHDLYKTIDYAIACSAMKHTIPGDLNLATSQEIMAIVDGDSQGVKR; translated from the coding sequence ATGTCTAAGAAAAGAGTAATCACGTTTGGGGAATTATTGATGCGATTGGATGTGCCGAATCAAGCGCGATTTGAGCAAGCGAATGGGTTCAAGGCATCTTATGGAGGGACGGAGGCCAATGTAGCGGTCAACCTCACTAAGATGGGGATGCCTTCAAAGTTTGTGACTGTTTTGCCTGACAATGATTTGGGCAGAGCTGCTCGTGGACACATGCAAAAGTCAGGAGTGGATGTGTCAGATGTCTTGATGCAGGGCAGACGTTTAGGGCTCTATTTTCATGAGACAGGTACGATGCTTCGGTCGAGCAATGTAATTTACGACCGAGAGCAGTCAGCATTTGCGGAAGCAAAAGTTGGGGATTTCGATTGGAAGGAGGTACTCAAGGGGTATGATTGGTTGCATTGGTCGGGTGTGACACCAGCTGTCAGTGAGCAAGCGTACAATCTGCTGTTGGAGGTGATCACAGAAGCACGAGCACTTGGGATGACGATTTCGGTAGATCTCAATATTCGTAAGAAGCTATGGAACTGGGGTAGGAAACCAAATGAGGTGCTACCCGAATTGATCGAAGAATGTGATATCCTGTTGGGTAACGAAGAGCACATCAAGGAGTTGTTTGATATACAAGACTGCCCGTATGATTTGAGGTCCAGTACAGCTCACCTTGGCGAGATATTGACTACTCGTTTTACTCATCTCAAAAATGTAATCGTGACATGGCGTAGGACTATCAGCGCTAGTCACAACAAAATATCTGCAGCAATCTGGGATGAACACAGTGTCTACGAAGGACGTGTGATTGATATACCAGATATTCTAGATCGAGTGGGGAGTGGCGATGCGTTGACCTCTGGTATCATCTATGGGCTGATCCAGTTTGAGCACGATCTATACAAAACCATTGATTATGCAATTGCCTGTTCGGCGATGAAGCACACCATTCCTGGTGATCTCAATCTAGCAACGAGCCAAGAAATCATGGCGATTGTAGATGGTGACAGTCAAGGAGTGAAGAGATAA
- a CDS encoding SDR family NAD(P)-dependent oxidoreductase → MKSEGKVAVVTGATGGIGFAVAKRLGKEGYTVVLNGIEEEKGAERVKELEAEGITAEYVGFDVTSDEAVTENITKIGEKYGKIDLLVNNAGGLGGRSRFEEMTTEFYRSVMALNLDSVFFASRAAIPFLKKGKNASIINYTSNAGWNAGGPGAGVYGTSKAGVHAITRALAKDLAEYGIRVNAVSPGTIDTPFHAQIKATKPEVFASWKNNILLGRIGEPEEVASVVAFLGSDDASFITAETIQIGGGQALGI, encoded by the coding sequence ATGAAGTCAGAAGGTAAAGTAGCCGTAGTGACAGGAGCTACAGGTGGAATCGGTTTTGCAGTAGCAAAAAGATTAGGAAAAGAGGGATATACTGTTGTTTTGAATGGTATTGAAGAAGAAAAAGGAGCGGAAAGAGTAAAAGAGCTTGAGGCAGAAGGAATCACTGCGGAGTACGTTGGGTTTGACGTGACTAGTGATGAAGCTGTCACTGAAAACATCACCAAAATTGGTGAAAAGTACGGTAAAATTGACCTATTGGTTAACAATGCAGGTGGTCTAGGTGGAAGATCTAGATTTGAGGAAATGACTACTGAATTTTACAGATCTGTTATGGCTTTGAATTTGGATTCGGTGTTTTTTGCATCAAGAGCGGCCATTCCTTTCCTCAAAAAAGGAAAAAATGCGTCGATTATCAACTATACATCAAACGCTGGATGGAACGCAGGGGGACCTGGAGCAGGTGTCTATGGTACGTCTAAAGCAGGAGTACACGCAATCACGAGAGCACTTGCAAAAGATTTGGCAGAATATGGAATTAGAGTGAACGCAGTATCTCCTGGTACGATTGACACCCCATTCCATGCTCAAATCAAAGCGACTAAGCCTGAAGTGTTCGCTTCATGGAAAAACAACATTTTGTTGGGACGAATTGGTGAGCCAGAAGAGGTTGCTTCTGTTGTAGCTTTCTTAGGCAGTGACGATGCTTCTTTTATCACGGCTGAGACGATCCAAATCGGTGGAGGTCAAGCTTTAGGGATCTAA
- a CDS encoding Hpt domain-containing protein has protein sequence MSRGNKTFEDALLTVVRQELPEEILVFEECIAHLRWMDAAECVHKIKHKISLLGMEEAFLRAEEYENQLKKGESFGEVEFRKLLDSMKTFLEL, from the coding sequence ATGTCACGAGGGAATAAAACGTTTGAGGACGCTTTGTTGACCGTGGTACGGCAGGAACTGCCAGAAGAAATTTTGGTGTTTGAAGAGTGTATTGCACATTTGAGATGGATGGATGCGGCAGAGTGTGTGCACAAAATCAAACACAAAATAAGTTTGCTGGGGATGGAGGAGGCTTTTCTCCGTGCCGAGGAGTATGAAAACCAACTAAAGAAAGGGGAGAGTTTTGGAGAAGTTGAATTTAGAAAACTGTTGGATAGTATGAAGACGTTTTTAGAATTGTAA
- a CDS encoding cupin domain-containing protein — MKRFSDKFILTDKMEWEELGGGVSRKFLGFDNQIMMVQVKFEKGAEGTPHAHFHTQSTYCASGKFEFTIDGEKQIVKGGDGVYIEPNLLHGAICLEAGILIDVFSPVREDFLEGGEVSYFGKK, encoded by the coding sequence ATGAAACGATTTAGTGACAAATTTATTTTAACAGACAAGATGGAATGGGAAGAACTAGGCGGAGGTGTCTCACGCAAGTTCTTGGGGTTTGACAACCAGATCATGATGGTACAGGTGAAGTTCGAAAAAGGAGCAGAAGGTACACCACATGCTCATTTTCATACTCAGTCTACTTATTGTGCTTCGGGCAAGTTTGAGTTTACCATAGATGGTGAAAAGCAGATTGTCAAAGGAGGTGATGGAGTCTACATAGAGCCAAATTTATTGCATGGAGCCATCTGTCTCGAAGCAGGTATTCTTATTGATGTTTTCAGCCCAGTGAGAGAGGATTTTCTTGAGGGTGGGGAAGTATCATATTTTGGAAAAAAATAG
- a CDS encoding heparinase II/III family protein, giving the protein MTKKISYCSSLFSCLSLLFLFALISCDTADKTAKLGHQSILFTEASLGTIQEQYAQVPLFYESMQQTITDVDEQITLGIDVPEPKDLAGGYTHERHKLNYLTMQRAGKLYVITGEEKYKTYVHDMLRAYAELFPTLDRHPSKKSYSRGKLFWQCLNDANWLVYASQAYDCIYDQLSDEEKELLETKLFRPYADFLSIETPQFFNRIHNHSTWANAGVGMIGLVMNDEELVKRALYGLEDDGLNTEAKDNDGGSIKEEGQDRAGFLAQMDLLFSPDGFYAEGPYYQRYAIYPFVVFAASLENARPELKIFEHREGILSKAVYALLNLTDSDGEFYPINDAQKGMSYYSRELVSAVDIIYHFGGQNPELLSIAGKQNRVLLDASGFSVAQAIKDGKTKDFVPQSMELRDGADGSEGGLGILRMNYAGGDINAVFKYTAQGMGHGHYDKLSYALYDNGAEVLQDYGVARFVNIEQKYGGGYLKENKTYAKQTIAHNTLVVNQTTNYGGNIDIANKHHADRFFFDASQPDIQIASATDTHAYEGVRMQRTIALIADSLWERPLLVDVMDVESEKENTYDLPYYYFGQIISANMEYETLEARKPLGEKYGYQHIMEEARASSLMEDAKLSWMNDYRFYSWTAADSDADEFVFGRIGANDPNFNLRHDPMFMLRRKAKSTVFAATLESHGDYSPVSEFSRDAFAMVDAVEVLMQSDEYTAVEVRHHGGASFRLVICKKDNKADQAHTIEIESEKLSWTGPYFLQRK; this is encoded by the coding sequence ATGACGAAGAAAATATCATACTGTAGTAGTCTATTTAGTTGTTTGAGTTTGTTGTTTTTGTTTGCACTTATCTCATGTGATACTGCGGACAAAACAGCAAAACTTGGACATCAGAGTATTCTATTTACAGAGGCATCATTAGGGACTATACAAGAGCAGTATGCACAAGTGCCGCTGTTCTATGAGTCGATGCAGCAAACGATCACGGATGTTGATGAACAGATTACATTGGGTATAGATGTTCCAGAACCCAAGGACTTGGCAGGGGGCTATACGCACGAGCGTCACAAGCTCAATTACTTGACCATGCAGCGGGCAGGTAAGCTATATGTCATCACTGGCGAAGAGAAGTACAAAACCTATGTGCATGATATGCTACGTGCCTATGCGGAGTTATTCCCTACATTGGACAGGCATCCCAGCAAAAAATCTTACTCTAGAGGGAAACTTTTTTGGCAATGTCTCAATGACGCCAACTGGCTCGTGTATGCGAGTCAAGCCTATGACTGTATCTACGACCAGTTGTCTGACGAGGAGAAAGAGTTGCTTGAGACCAAGTTGTTTAGGCCTTATGCAGATTTTCTCTCTATAGAGACTCCACAATTCTTCAACCGTATTCACAATCATAGCACTTGGGCCAATGCAGGGGTAGGGATGATTGGTCTCGTGATGAATGACGAGGAATTGGTCAAACGGGCACTTTATGGATTGGAGGACGACGGGTTAAATACGGAAGCCAAAGACAATGATGGGGGCTCTATCAAGGAAGAGGGGCAGGACCGTGCTGGATTTTTGGCTCAAATGGATTTGCTCTTTTCTCCTGATGGGTTTTATGCGGAGGGACCATATTATCAGCGTTATGCGATCTATCCTTTTGTGGTGTTCGCAGCAAGTTTGGAAAACGCTCGGCCCGAGTTGAAGATCTTTGAGCACAGAGAAGGGATACTCTCCAAAGCAGTCTATGCACTGCTCAATTTGACTGATAGTGATGGGGAGTTTTATCCTATCAATGACGCACAGAAAGGAATGTCCTATTATTCTCGCGAATTGGTGTCTGCGGTGGATATCATTTACCATTTTGGGGGACAAAACCCTGAGTTGCTGTCTATAGCCGGGAAACAAAACCGGGTATTGTTAGATGCGAGTGGATTCAGTGTGGCACAAGCTATCAAGGACGGGAAAACGAAGGATTTTGTACCGCAATCTATGGAGCTACGAGATGGTGCGGATGGGTCTGAAGGAGGTTTGGGGATCCTCCGAATGAACTATGCCGGAGGCGACATCAATGCGGTGTTTAAGTATACCGCACAAGGCATGGGGCACGGACATTATGACAAGCTATCTTATGCCTTGTATGACAATGGCGCAGAGGTACTGCAAGACTATGGCGTAGCACGATTTGTCAACATCGAACAGAAATACGGAGGGGGATACCTCAAAGAAAACAAGACTTATGCGAAGCAAACGATAGCGCACAATACCTTGGTAGTGAACCAAACGACCAACTATGGTGGGAATATTGATATCGCAAACAAACACCATGCTGATCGCTTCTTTTTCGATGCAAGTCAGCCGGATATACAAATTGCTAGTGCCACAGACACACATGCCTACGAGGGAGTGCGTATGCAGCGTACGATTGCTCTGATTGCAGATTCGCTGTGGGAGCGGCCGTTGCTGGTAGATGTGATGGACGTAGAGTCTGAGAAGGAAAACACGTATGATTTGCCGTACTACTATTTTGGACAAATTATTTCTGCCAATATGGAGTATGAGACTTTGGAGGCTCGGAAGCCCCTAGGAGAGAAATACGGGTATCAGCATATCATGGAGGAGGCCAGAGCTTCATCGTTGATGGAAGATGCCAAGTTGAGTTGGATGAACGACTACCGCTTTTACTCTTGGACTGCTGCGGATAGTGATGCGGATGAGTTTGTGTTTGGACGTATCGGAGCAAATGACCCTAACTTCAACTTGAGGCATGATCCGATGTTTATGCTCCGAAGGAAAGCGAAAAGCACTGTTTTTGCAGCAACACTAGAGTCACATGGGGATTATTCTCCAGTGAGTGAATTCTCTAGGGACGCTTTTGCAATGGTGGATGCTGTGGAAGTACTGATGCAATCCGATGAATATACTGCTGTCGAGGTGCGGCATCATGGAGGTGCGTCGTTTAGATTGGTGATTTGTAAAAAAGACAATAAGGCCGATCAGGCACATACGATAGAAATAGAATCAGAAAAACTCTCTTGGACGGGACCTTATTTTCTTCAGAGAAAATGA
- a CDS encoding PAS domain S-box protein produces the protein MKLTHLSSVIYSEIEKRSIEEDLVEFQQQLLVKEGGRTRVIEQIAEIGSWEMILSSSEKLEDQSLVWSDQVFEICGYQPNEIEPTVGLFYKHIVSEDMELLNEAISMGMESKKSFDVVHRICTLSGQIKTVHQRGEFIYNQAGDWIGVMGIIQNLTEERNRVAGLETARANLKNILENTDTGYILLDEHCQIVSFNDRAGVMVKTGYGKCLQVGHNYFDMLQEDRKPYIRSLINKMINTKEPVGYEMSYEEEGQEHWFKIRIRPILGVKDEFLGLTIASDDITEQKQAQLEKESLTARLIQRNQALEQFAYIISHNVRAPLANILGLTNLLPVLGTEIDNYLDGLKESASKLDQVVTDLNRMLEIHKPCMYPQEQIKLTEIHEAVCNSLQNDNEDFDIDIRTDFSEVGSLISIKPYIKNIFYQLIHNSFRYLRKGVEPMLEIKSMDLGERIGLQFTDNGIGIDLDMYGDQMFGFYKRFHQEVEGKGLGLYTVHSQVKSMRGNIVVKSIPDQGSSFIITLPKT, from the coding sequence ATGAAGCTAACTCACTTATCATCAGTAATCTACTCGGAGATTGAGAAGCGATCGATAGAGGAAGACCTCGTTGAGTTTCAGCAACAGCTCTTGGTCAAAGAAGGAGGTCGAACAAGAGTAATAGAGCAAATTGCTGAAATTGGGAGTTGGGAGATGATATTGTCCTCGTCAGAAAAGCTAGAAGATCAATCATTAGTTTGGTCTGATCAGGTTTTTGAAATATGCGGATATCAGCCAAATGAGATAGAACCGACGGTTGGGCTGTTTTATAAGCACATAGTGTCTGAGGATATGGAGCTACTCAACGAGGCAATCTCAATGGGAATGGAGTCTAAAAAGTCTTTTGATGTAGTACATAGGATTTGTACGCTATCAGGACAAATTAAAACGGTACATCAGCGAGGGGAGTTCATCTATAATCAGGCGGGGGATTGGATTGGTGTCATGGGGATCATACAGAATTTAACTGAAGAAAGAAATCGGGTGGCAGGTTTAGAAACAGCTAGAGCTAACCTAAAGAATATCTTAGAAAATACAGATACAGGATATATTTTGCTCGACGAACATTGTCAAATTGTGAGTTTCAATGATCGGGCAGGAGTTATGGTCAAGACTGGATATGGCAAATGTCTTCAGGTTGGTCACAACTATTTTGATATGCTGCAAGAAGATAGAAAACCGTATATCAGAAGTCTAATAAATAAAATGATAAACACAAAAGAGCCAGTGGGTTATGAAATGAGCTATGAGGAAGAAGGCCAAGAGCACTGGTTTAAGATCAGGATTCGACCTATTCTTGGAGTGAAAGATGAGTTCTTAGGCTTGACGATTGCATCAGATGACATCACCGAACAGAAGCAAGCACAACTGGAAAAGGAATCGCTCACAGCGCGATTGATTCAGCGCAATCAAGCTTTGGAGCAATTTGCCTACATCATATCTCACAATGTGAGAGCCCCTTTAGCAAATATATTAGGGTTGACGAACCTGCTGCCTGTATTGGGAACGGAGATTGACAATTATCTAGATGGTCTCAAAGAGTCTGCGAGCAAGTTGGACCAGGTGGTTACAGACCTCAATAGGATGTTGGAGATACATAAACCGTGTATGTATCCTCAAGAACAGATTAAACTGACTGAGATTCATGAGGCCGTGTGTAATAGCTTGCAAAATGACAATGAAGATTTTGACATTGATATACGAACGGACTTTTCAGAGGTAGGCTCATTGATCTCTATCAAACCATATATCAAAAATATTTTCTATCAATTGATACACAATAGTTTTAGGTATTTGAGAAAAGGAGTCGAGCCAATGCTCGAAATCAAATCGATGGATTTAGGAGAGCGAATAGGACTTCAATTTACAGACAATGGGATTGGTATTGATTTGGATATGTATGGTGATCAGATGTTTGGTTTTTACAAGCGGTTTCATCAAGAGGTCGAAGGCAAAGGGCTAGGACTTTATACGGTCCATTCGCAAGTAAAGTCAATGAGAGGAAATATTGTTGTGAAAAGCATACCTGACCAAGGGAGCTCTTTCATTATCACATTACCAAAAACATAA
- a CDS encoding LytTR family DNA-binding domain-containing protein, producing MKCIVIDDDQTARLILNQYCSELPVLNLVEEFPNAIQAIKYLNEQDVDLIFLDIHMPDFSGFDFIQTLKKTPRVILTTSDSSLALDAFEYDCIVDYLVKPIAFERFERAVEKVKQMRPQKEKTEQQQKATGHVDSGEMPGEFFVNIDRTLIKIETDSVKSIEGKGDYIYIKTTEKEYKVHSTLKKILEKLPDSMFLQVHRSHIINMTKIVDIEFNSIVIGEDVIPISRSKRPELMRRLNLL from the coding sequence ATGAAATGTATAGTGATTGACGATGATCAGACGGCACGGCTGATTCTCAACCAGTATTGTTCGGAATTGCCCGTTTTGAATTTGGTAGAGGAGTTTCCCAATGCGATACAAGCGATCAAGTACCTCAATGAACAGGATGTGGATTTGATTTTTTTGGACATCCATATGCCAGATTTTTCAGGATTTGATTTTATTCAAACACTGAAAAAGACCCCTAGAGTTATCTTGACGACCTCTGACTCTAGTCTTGCCCTAGATGCCTTTGAGTACGACTGTATCGTGGACTATCTAGTCAAACCTATTGCTTTCGAAAGATTTGAACGAGCGGTAGAGAAAGTAAAACAGATGCGACCACAGAAGGAGAAGACCGAACAACAACAAAAGGCAACGGGGCATGTGGATTCTGGCGAGATGCCAGGGGAATTTTTTGTCAATATAGACCGGACACTGATCAAAATAGAAACCGATTCGGTAAAATCCATCGAAGGGAAAGGGGACTATATCTACATCAAGACTACCGAAAAGGAGTATAAGGTACACTCAACCCTCAAGAAGATTTTAGAGAAATTGCCAGATAGCATGTTCTTGCAAGTACATCGTTCACATATCATCAATATGACAAAGATTGTTGATATTGAGTTCAATAGTATAGTCATCGGTGAAGATGTGATTCCTATCAGTCGCTCCAAGCGACCCGAGCTCATGAGGCGCTTGAACCTTCTCTAA